From a single Labrenzia sp. PHM005 genomic region:
- a CDS encoding secondary thiamine-phosphate synthase enzyme YjbQ, producing MQTLFSLTTNGQGLYEFTRNVSTWLAEEGAGDGLLTLLVRHTSCSLLIQENADPDVQVDLKAFFSRLVPPTTNPSMGYLIHTYEGPDDMPAHIKASVLPVSLSIPVANGEMLLGTWQGIYLFEHRDRPHQRQVAAHFLPDR from the coding sequence ATGCAAACGCTGTTTTCGCTCACAACCAACGGTCAGGGGCTTTATGAGTTCACCCGGAACGTCAGCACATGGCTGGCGGAAGAGGGCGCCGGCGACGGACTGCTGACCCTATTGGTGCGTCACACGTCCTGTTCGTTGCTCATTCAGGAAAATGCCGATCCGGATGTTCAGGTTGATCTCAAGGCCTTTTTCAGCCGGCTGGTGCCGCCCACGACTAACCCGTCGATGGGGTATCTGATCCACACCTATGAAGGGCCGGACGATATGCCAGCGCACATCAAGGCGTCTGTTTTGCCGGTGTCTCTATCGATCCCGGTTGCAAACGGCGAGATGCTCTTGGGCACCTGGCAGGGGATTTATCTGTTTGAACACCGCGACCGGCCGCACCAGCGCCAGGTCGCTGCACATTTTTTACCCGACCGGTGA
- a CDS encoding ABC transporter substrate-binding protein — translation MVKGQSFQLIVLLAGFVWVLVAPGQAASRIDIVTEDYPPYEMAEPGGGLRGFDYEVAVEAFRRMGFHADIRFLPWKRALSEAENGTTSGILTCAHHPDRERFILFSDPISVFTNGFFIRKAHDGPVIQKVEDVVGQPVASMAGYESLKVLQNLGAKPIEAQTTEIGLRMLAAGRFDYLLGAREQIEYTIRQEGLSGQFKFISLTTKDFHFCFSRNFPGVEDLVEHFNAALAEMREDGTYDAIHGKYR, via the coding sequence ATGGTCAAGGGGCAGAGTTTTCAGCTGATCGTCCTTCTGGCGGGATTTGTCTGGGTGTTGGTTGCACCAGGACAGGCTGCATCGCGCATTGATATCGTCACAGAAGATTATCCGCCCTATGAAATGGCGGAGCCTGGCGGTGGGTTGCGCGGGTTCGATTATGAAGTGGCTGTCGAAGCGTTCCGGCGAATGGGATTTCATGCAGATATCCGGTTCCTGCCGTGGAAACGGGCCTTGAGCGAAGCGGAAAACGGCACGACCTCTGGCATTTTGACCTGCGCCCATCATCCTGACCGGGAGCGTTTCATTCTTTTCTCGGACCCGATCAGTGTCTTCACCAATGGCTTTTTCATCAGAAAAGCGCACGATGGACCGGTCATCCAGAAGGTTGAAGATGTTGTCGGCCAGCCAGTTGCCTCTATGGCCGGTTATGAAAGCTTGAAGGTTCTGCAGAACCTGGGCGCCAAACCTATAGAAGCGCAAACGACCGAGATCGGTTTGCGGATGCTCGCTGCCGGCCGGTTCGATTACCTGCTCGGTGCCCGTGAGCAGATTGAATACACCATCCGCCAGGAGGGGTTATCCGGTCAGTTCAAATTTATTTCGCTGACCACAAAGGATTTCCATTTCTGCTTTTCGCGGAATTTTCCGGGCGTTGAGGACCTTGTTGAACACTTCAATGCCGCCTTGGCAGAGATGCGTGAAGATGGCACCTATGATGCCATTCATGGGAAGTACCGGTAG
- a CDS encoding glycosyltransferase: MASTKPKILIATLGTRGDVQPYAALAGELVRLGAQVVVVTGHGFDSMIGKAGARPRSVPVDYEALLRAPEVREALFTVRGKIRVARKSVSEQQEVTRALWTAALEEKPDLILFNLKATVVTLAARRLNVPALPTVLQPVSAATGDFPVPLFGLPDLGRTLNRAGYLAARKLMRLGLAPLLKPLKSEISDDILGPEDPLDGHMPDGSQALSLQGFSSALIPRPEDWPDHAWLTGYWFSKPDRKYQPKLDLLQFLDSGPAPVYVGFGSMPSRKPDDLTGLILSALSQTGQRAVLARGWGGLNAGELPDVLKDKVYLIDKAPHSWLFPRCSGIIHHGGAGTTHEALRWGKPSLVCPVFADQPFWGSRVHKSGAGPAPIPQHKLTTGQLIKALYALDVPAYADNAQKAAEVMQNEPGAEGAAKQIMKHLETANRVTAERPIAAQ; the protein is encoded by the coding sequence ATGGCATCAACAAAACCAAAAATCCTGATCGCGACACTGGGCACCCGTGGTGATGTCCAGCCCTATGCTGCGCTTGCCGGTGAGCTGGTCCGACTTGGTGCACAGGTGGTCGTTGTCACCGGACACGGATTTGACAGCATGATCGGGAAAGCCGGCGCCCGGCCCCGCTCTGTTCCAGTTGATTACGAAGCGCTCTTACGTGCGCCGGAAGTCCGCGAAGCGCTTTTCACCGTCCGGGGCAAAATCCGGGTGGCGCGCAAAAGTGTTTCCGAACAACAAGAGGTCACCCGGGCGTTGTGGACGGCTGCGCTTGAAGAAAAACCGGATCTCATCCTGTTTAATCTCAAAGCGACAGTCGTAACCCTCGCCGCCCGGCGGCTGAACGTTCCGGCTCTACCGACCGTTCTCCAGCCAGTATCTGCCGCAACCGGTGACTTCCCGGTCCCACTGTTTGGCCTGCCGGACCTTGGCCGGACACTCAACCGGGCGGGTTATTTGGCGGCCCGCAAGCTTATGCGCCTTGGCCTGGCGCCGCTTCTCAAGCCGCTCAAATCTGAGATTTCTGATGATATTCTAGGACCGGAAGATCCACTTGACGGACATATGCCGGATGGCTCACAGGCGCTCAGTCTGCAGGGATTTTCAAGTGCCCTCATCCCGCGGCCGGAAGACTGGCCGGACCATGCTTGGCTCACCGGCTATTGGTTTTCCAAACCAGACAGAAAATATCAGCCAAAACTCGATCTGCTCCAATTTCTGGATAGCGGCCCGGCGCCTGTTTACGTCGGCTTCGGCTCAATGCCGAGCCGCAAACCGGATGATTTGACCGGCCTGATCTTGAGCGCTCTGAGCCAAACGGGACAACGGGCGGTCCTTGCGCGCGGCTGGGGCGGTCTCAATGCTGGTGAATTGCCAGACGTCCTCAAAGACAAAGTCTACCTGATCGACAAAGCCCCACACAGCTGGCTGTTTCCCCGTTGCAGCGGCATAATTCATCACGGCGGAGCAGGGACAACCCACGAAGCGCTGCGCTGGGGCAAACCCTCACTGGTTTGCCCGGTTTTTGCTGACCAGCCCTTTTGGGGAAGCCGAGTCCATAAGTCCGGTGCAGGTCCAGCGCCTATTCCGCAGCACAAACTAACCACCGGGCAGCTGATAAAAGCTCTCTACGCCCTTGATGTGCCCGCCTATGCAGACAATGCGCAAAAGGCGGCGGAGGTCATGCAGAACGAGCCCGGCGCCGAGGGAGCGGCAAAACAAATCATGAAGCATCTTGAAACAGCAAATCGCGTGACTGCCGAAAGGCCGATAGCCGCTCAATAG
- a CDS encoding ABC transporter substrate-binding protein: MIPIRTFAATAALLMQPIAVSAGELIVARENTVNFPWQLMDGMGADTYLIETAARNLGYAIEFKKVPWNRCLNQIANNNFDGCYSASFKPERMGFGVYPMADGKPDPAKRTHTESYSLYTLKSSPADWTGQTFKNLGGDVGAIYGYSVIDVLKENNASVFEGDDLDQLFKMLIAGNLSGVASLTSKADYYIQSNPDLQHVVRKVEVPLVKKHYYLMLSHKLAQDKPELAAALYDEIEKVRQSEDYQKYFSSLFK; the protein is encoded by the coding sequence ATGATACCCATTCGGACCTTTGCTGCAACTGCTGCACTGTTGATGCAACCAATCGCTGTCTCAGCGGGTGAGCTGATTGTTGCCCGTGAGAATACAGTGAACTTTCCGTGGCAGCTGATGGATGGCATGGGGGCTGATACCTATTTGATCGAAACCGCTGCGCGCAATTTGGGCTATGCGATTGAGTTCAAAAAAGTCCCCTGGAACAGATGCCTGAACCAAATTGCCAACAACAATTTTGACGGATGCTACTCGGCAAGTTTCAAGCCAGAGCGGATGGGATTTGGGGTGTATCCCATGGCGGATGGCAAGCCCGATCCGGCGAAACGCACCCATACAGAAAGCTATTCCTTATATACGCTTAAGTCTTCACCTGCCGATTGGACAGGGCAGACCTTCAAGAACCTGGGTGGCGATGTTGGGGCGATATACGGCTATTCTGTCATTGATGTTTTGAAAGAAAACAACGCGTCAGTTTTTGAAGGGGATGACTTGGACCAGCTCTTCAAGATGTTGATTGCTGGCAACCTGTCCGGCGTTGCATCCTTGACCTCTAAGGCCGACTACTACATCCAGAGCAATCCCGATCTTCAACACGTGGTGCGCAAAGTCGAAGTTCCCCTGGTCAAAAAGCATTATTATCTGATGCTGTCGCACAAATTGGCGCAAGACAAACCCGAGCTGGCGGCCGCATTATATGATGAGATTGAAAAAGTCCGGCAGTCCGAAGACTATCAGAAGTACTTTTCCAGCTTGTTCAAGTAA
- a CDS encoding ABC transporter substrate-binding protein, whose translation MRSLAFLLFFLVLPYSARAAELTIALEDAEYFPWQLESGIGADTYLIETAARNLGHRLIFKRVPWTRCLNQIGNNKFDGCYSASFEPERMKHGVFPMAGDRPDPAKRLHSESYSLYVQDQSSVNWTGAGFENLNGDIGAIFGYSIIEHLKNNNANVYEAHSLERLFKMLDAGRLDAVASLTLQADYIIQRTPGYGERILKAEIPLAEKHYYLMFSHKMANTHPALVADFYEEIERIRQSAGYRDHYSNLVR comes from the coding sequence ATGCGAAGCCTCGCTTTCCTTTTGTTTTTTCTTGTGCTGCCATATTCAGCGCGCGCTGCCGAACTGACAATCGCACTTGAAGATGCTGAGTACTTTCCATGGCAGCTGGAAAGCGGCATTGGTGCAGATACCTATTTGATCGAAACTGCGGCTCGGAACTTGGGACACCGGCTAATTTTCAAACGCGTTCCCTGGACCCGCTGCCTCAATCAAATCGGCAACAACAAATTTGACGGCTGTTATTCTGCCAGTTTCGAACCGGAGAGGATGAAGCATGGCGTTTTTCCGATGGCCGGAGACCGGCCAGACCCTGCCAAACGACTTCATTCGGAGAGCTATTCACTTTACGTGCAGGACCAATCCAGTGTGAACTGGACCGGGGCCGGGTTTGAAAACCTGAATGGAGATATTGGCGCCATTTTCGGTTACTCGATCATCGAACATCTAAAAAACAACAATGCAAATGTTTATGAGGCGCATAGCCTGGAGCGATTGTTCAAAATGCTGGATGCTGGCCGGCTCGACGCTGTCGCTTCACTTACCTTGCAGGCAGATTATATCATCCAGCGAACGCCCGGCTACGGTGAACGCATCCTGAAAGCTGAAATACCGTTGGCAGAAAAACATTATTATCTGATGTTTTCACACAAAATGGCGAACACCCATCCGGCGCTGGTTGCGGATTTCTATGAAGAAATTGAAAGGATCCGCCAGTCAGCCGGTTATCGGGATCATTATTCCAATTTGGTAAGGTAA
- a CDS encoding FMN-binding glutamate synthase family protein — MFPAHYSVFVICIIVLLFSLLLAITVNGHFLWAAAVSAALVGVGVTDLLQTRHAVLRNYPVAGHFRFLFEAIRPELRQYFFESNQDGRPFSRERRSMVYDRAKNSESVLPFGTELDVYDRSYGWVNHSVCPQPHHREDLRVTIGGPDCTQPYSASLFNISAMSFGSLSGNAILALNTGAKAGNFYHDTGEGSVSRYHRQGGGDLVWELGSGYFGCRADDGGFDADKFEKQAADPQIKMIEIKMSQGAKPGHGGVLPGAKVTEEIAEARGIPLGKECISPASHSAFSSPLELLDFIQRLRELSGGKPVGFKLCIGHRWEFMAIVKAMLKTGIKPDFIVVDGAEGGTGAAPVEFANRLGTPLRQGLLFVHNCLVGAGIREDIKIGASGKLISAFDIAGTMALGADWVNSARGFMFAVGCIQSQSCHTNKCPTGVATQDPKRQKALNVPDKAQRVANFHRNTMKSLIEFTAAAGLDHPKEFRPEHFYLRAGQREIMPASAALTWVKTGALLDPSHDIAGYSTYWAMAEADSFAPAKPLAVAKAEFRHHLSHH, encoded by the coding sequence GTGTTTCCAGCCCACTATAGTGTTTTTGTTATTTGCATCATTGTCCTGCTTTTCAGTCTTCTTCTGGCGATCACGGTCAATGGGCATTTCCTCTGGGCGGCGGCCGTCTCCGCTGCGCTAGTCGGTGTCGGGGTGACGGACCTTCTGCAAACCAGACATGCGGTCTTGCGCAATTATCCGGTTGCTGGCCATTTCCGGTTTTTGTTTGAGGCCATCCGCCCCGAACTGCGCCAGTACTTTTTTGAAAGCAATCAGGATGGGAGACCGTTTTCGCGCGAGCGCCGGTCAATGGTCTATGACCGGGCGAAGAACAGCGAAAGTGTTCTTCCCTTCGGCACAGAACTGGATGTTTATGACCGCTCTTATGGCTGGGTCAATCATTCCGTTTGCCCGCAGCCGCACCATCGGGAGGACCTTCGGGTCACCATCGGCGGACCGGACTGCACACAGCCCTATTCCGCCTCGCTGTTCAACATTTCGGCGATGAGCTTCGGCTCCTTATCCGGCAATGCCATACTCGCGCTGAACACAGGCGCAAAGGCCGGCAACTTCTATCACGACACGGGCGAAGGCAGTGTCTCGAGGTATCACCGGCAAGGCGGCGGCGACCTCGTTTGGGAGCTCGGCAGCGGCTATTTTGGCTGCCGCGCAGATGATGGCGGATTTGATGCGGACAAATTCGAAAAACAGGCTGCCGATCCGCAGATCAAGATGATTGAAATCAAGATGAGCCAGGGCGCCAAACCCGGCCACGGCGGCGTGCTCCCGGGGGCGAAGGTGACCGAAGAAATCGCGGAAGCTCGCGGCATTCCCCTTGGCAAGGAGTGTATTTCTCCTGCCAGCCATTCCGCCTTTTCATCTCCTCTGGAGCTGCTGGACTTCATCCAAAGGCTGCGCGAACTGTCCGGTGGCAAGCCAGTTGGCTTTAAACTGTGCATCGGCCACCGCTGGGAGTTCATGGCGATCGTCAAGGCGATGTTAAAAACCGGTATCAAACCGGATTTCATTGTCGTGGATGGTGCGGAAGGCGGCACGGGCGCGGCGCCCGTTGAATTTGCCAACCGGCTCGGAACCCCGCTGCGCCAGGGTCTTTTGTTCGTGCACAATTGCCTCGTTGGTGCGGGCATACGTGAAGACATCAAGATCGGCGCCAGCGGCAAGCTGATCAGCGCGTTTGATATCGCCGGCACGATGGCTCTGGGGGCGGACTGGGTGAACTCCGCGCGCGGCTTCATGTTCGCGGTCGGCTGCATCCAGTCGCAAAGCTGCCACACCAACAAATGCCCGACAGGAGTTGCGACACAGGATCCAAAACGGCAAAAGGCCTTGAATGTGCCCGATAAAGCCCAGCGCGTTGCCAACTTTCACCGCAATACCATGAAATCCCTGATCGAATTCACAGCAGCAGCTGGTCTTGATCACCCAAAGGAATTCCGGCCGGAACATTTTTATTTGCGGGCCGGCCAACGCGAAATAATGCCGGCCAGCGCAGCGCTCACCTGGGTCAAGACCGGCGCCTTGTTAGACCCCAGCCACGACATTGCCGGCTATTCCACCTATTGGGCGATGGCCGAAGCGGACAGCTTTGCACCGGCCAAACCACTCGCCGTCGCAAAGGCGGAGTTCCGTCATCATCTGAGCCATCATTGA
- a CDS encoding flotillin family protein translates to MDQLVGIGILVGIAFVALLTIGLIVSRLYRRSTKEVSFVRTGFGGQRVVMNGGTLVLPVLHDIIPVNMNTLRLEVRRSNDQALITKDRMRVDVLAEFYVRVQPTVESIANAAQTLGQRTMRPEALRELVEGKFVDALRAVAAEMAMEELHEQRVNFVQKVQAAVSEDILKNGLELESVSLTGLDQTNREYFNPENAFDAEGLTKLTQAIEERRKKRNDIEQETEVLIQRKNLEAEQERLQISRDEEFAKLEQQREVEIRRAEQVSLIAKQQAEREREAEEAKIQAAQKVKEKDIESNQVVTERQIAMDQQVREREISKERTVEAANVEKQKLIELAEQDRDIAVAAKSREKSEAEAEADEARAVAAKAAEQVATARDTEIAERDKQIELIEARKAAEMDAVAITVGAEAQKQAAADQAEAVRITAEAEASKLRIEAEGSAEADKLRAEAERALYEVEANGQRAINEAANLLSPDQIAMQVRIKLLEQLPDIIAESVKPLEQIDGIKIIQVDGMTGGTSGSGNGAAPNGGGSGNLADQMVSSALKYRSQAPLLDAMMKEVGLDGSGLSGLTNGLMETKSPAVIDESALKSALQSAVEENEPSSAIDGDALAELPVEPAQQNMRQSEESQAVAE, encoded by the coding sequence ATGGATCAACTCGTTGGCATTGGTATTCTCGTTGGCATCGCATTTGTTGCGCTTCTCACAATCGGTCTGATTGTCTCCCGGTTGTACAGGCGTTCCACCAAGGAAGTGTCGTTTGTTCGGACAGGCTTTGGTGGTCAGCGGGTCGTCATGAACGGCGGAACACTGGTGTTGCCTGTTCTTCATGACATCATTCCCGTCAACATGAATACACTGCGGCTAGAGGTTCGCCGGTCGAATGATCAGGCCCTGATCACCAAGGACCGGATGCGGGTCGATGTATTGGCTGAGTTTTATGTCCGTGTTCAGCCGACCGTCGAATCCATCGCCAATGCCGCGCAGACACTCGGCCAACGCACCATGAGGCCGGAGGCTTTGCGGGAGCTGGTTGAAGGCAAGTTCGTAGATGCACTTCGTGCAGTTGCGGCCGAAATGGCCATGGAAGAACTGCACGAGCAACGGGTCAACTTTGTTCAGAAGGTGCAAGCTGCTGTTTCTGAAGATATTTTGAAAAACGGCCTTGAATTGGAGTCGGTCTCGCTGACGGGTTTGGACCAAACCAACCGGGAATACTTCAATCCGGAAAACGCATTTGATGCGGAAGGTTTGACCAAACTCACCCAGGCGATTGAGGAGCGCCGCAAAAAGCGCAACGACATCGAACAGGAGACTGAAGTTCTCATTCAGCGCAAGAACTTGGAAGCCGAGCAGGAAAGGCTGCAGATCAGCCGGGATGAAGAGTTCGCAAAGCTGGAACAGCAGCGCGAGGTCGAAATCCGCAGAGCCGAACAAGTGTCTCTGATTGCCAAACAGCAAGCTGAGCGTGAACGCGAAGCAGAGGAAGCGAAAATTCAAGCTGCGCAAAAGGTCAAAGAAAAGGACATTGAATCCAACCAGGTGGTTACGGAACGCCAGATTGCCATGGATCAGCAGGTGCGCGAACGGGAGATTTCCAAAGAACGCACCGTTGAGGCGGCAAATGTCGAAAAACAAAAACTGATCGAACTTGCGGAACAAGATCGCGACATTGCGGTTGCGGCCAAATCCCGTGAGAAATCCGAGGCGGAAGCCGAGGCCGATGAGGCCCGGGCGGTGGCAGCCAAAGCGGCCGAGCAGGTTGCAACCGCACGCGATACAGAAATCGCGGAACGCGATAAGCAGATCGAACTGATCGAAGCCCGCAAGGCGGCCGAGATGGACGCAGTCGCGATCACCGTCGGTGCGGAAGCGCAAAAGCAGGCGGCTGCCGACCAAGCCGAGGCTGTCCGGATTACGGCGGAAGCTGAGGCCTCAAAGCTCCGAATTGAGGCGGAAGGTTCGGCAGAAGCCGACAAACTGCGTGCCGAAGCTGAAAGAGCGCTCTATGAGGTGGAAGCCAATGGTCAACGGGCGATCAACGAAGCGGCCAACTTGCTGTCACCAGACCAGATCGCCATGCAGGTCCGCATCAAGCTCTTGGAGCAACTGCCGGACATCATTGCCGAAAGCGTGAAGCCGCTTGAGCAGATTGATGGCATCAAGATCATCCAAGTCGATGGCATGACTGGTGGAACATCTGGGTCTGGAAATGGCGCTGCTCCAAACGGCGGAGGAAGCGGGAATCTGGCCGACCAGATGGTGTCTTCTGCCCTAAAATACCGGTCCCAAGCCCCGCTGCTGGATGCGATGATGAAGGAAGTTGGCCTGGATGGCTCCGGTCTGTCTGGCCTGACCAACGGTCTTATGGAGACAAAAAGTCCGGCGGTGATCGATGAAAGCGCTCTGAAGTCGGCTTTGCAGAGTGCAGTTGAGGAAAACGAACCATCAAGCGCAATCGATGGTGATGCTTTGGCAGAACTCCCCGTTGAACCGGCTCAGCAAAACATGCGGCAATCTGAAGAATCCCAGGCGGTCGCCGAATAA
- a CDS encoding YqiJ family protein, giving the protein MVGFILADQNTPFAVALGLMMAIALAEGVGTLMGLGLSSMIDSLLPEFDLPDADIPDFDGPEFDMETPSGVLTGDLEVVGANAPDASGAGQGLFSQFLGWLCFGRVPALIILVLFLTGFGVAGYVLQGVIHSVTGWLLPGALASAGAFAGALPFTRVTALGLAKIMPTEETDAVSRKTFVGKPAIIVQGNAEKGLPAQARLKDHTGQSHYVLVEPDEDGVILEQGSEIIIVRQVGARFAAIRNTNESLSGSAG; this is encoded by the coding sequence ATGGTCGGGTTTATACTCGCAGATCAAAACACACCCTTTGCCGTTGCTCTTGGCCTGATGATGGCCATCGCATTGGCGGAAGGGGTTGGAACTTTGATGGGGCTTGGGCTGTCGAGCATGATCGACAGCCTGCTGCCGGAGTTCGATCTGCCGGATGCTGATATCCCGGACTTTGACGGGCCGGAGTTTGATATGGAGACACCCAGTGGGGTGTTGACCGGGGACCTGGAAGTTGTCGGCGCCAATGCACCGGATGCGTCGGGCGCGGGGCAGGGCCTGTTCAGCCAATTTCTTGGCTGGCTGTGCTTCGGGCGGGTTCCTGCGCTAATCATCCTGGTGCTTTTCCTGACTGGCTTTGGCGTCGCAGGCTATGTGCTGCAGGGCGTCATTCACTCGGTCACGGGCTGGCTGCTTCCCGGGGCGCTAGCTTCGGCAGGAGCATTTGCCGGGGCTCTGCCGTTTACCAGGGTTACTGCACTTGGCCTGGCGAAAATCATGCCGACGGAAGAGACAGACGCCGTCTCGCGCAAAACATTTGTCGGAAAGCCGGCAATTATCGTTCAAGGGAATGCGGAAAAGGGTCTGCCTGCCCAGGCGCGGTTGAAGGATCATACCGGCCAAAGTCACTATGTTCTGGTCGAGCCGGATGAGGACGGTGTCATTTTGGAGCAGGGGTCTGAAATCATCATAGTCCGGCAGGTTGGCGCCAGATTCGCCGCCATCCGGAACACAAATGAGTCATTGTCCGGTTCCGCCGGTTAG
- a CDS encoding PspA/IM30 family protein, with translation MAEGLVGRVKRLVSGGVNQIVDSIENATPETVMAEAIREVDRATDQVRDELAGVLANKHLANTRLSETSSRHEELQGQIALAVREGRDDLAEAAIAQQLDLEVQIPVLETAVADAVREEKELEGYINALKARKRELESELAAFRKAQQQNAADSAVAGEAAGADSVEGRMRKAEEAFDRVMSRSTGLPGSGPANRENAAKLAELEDLARKNRVSERLAALKAAAKDA, from the coding sequence ATGGCAGAAGGTCTTGTTGGACGAGTCAAGCGCCTGGTCTCTGGCGGAGTTAATCAAATTGTTGATTCAATTGAGAATGCGACGCCGGAAACCGTGATGGCCGAAGCGATCCGGGAAGTGGACCGGGCGACGGATCAAGTGCGTGACGAACTGGCCGGCGTCCTTGCAAACAAGCATTTGGCAAATACACGGTTAAGCGAGACTTCTTCGCGCCATGAAGAGCTGCAAGGGCAGATTGCGCTCGCGGTCCGGGAGGGGCGTGACGATCTCGCAGAGGCGGCCATTGCGCAACAGCTGGATCTGGAAGTTCAAATCCCGGTCTTGGAGACCGCCGTGGCTGATGCCGTGCGCGAAGAAAAGGAACTGGAAGGCTACATCAACGCGCTGAAGGCGCGCAAACGGGAACTCGAAAGCGAGCTTGCCGCGTTCCGCAAGGCGCAGCAACAAAATGCGGCAGACAGTGCTGTTGCTGGCGAAGCTGCGGGTGCTGACAGTGTCGAAGGACGGATGCGCAAGGCCGAAGAAGCGTTTGACCGGGTCATGTCCCGGTCGACCGGACTTCCCGGCAGTGGTCCGGCCAACAGGGAAAATGCAGCCAAACTTGCCGAGCTTGAAGATCTGGCACGCAAAAACAGGGTTTCAGAGCGTTTGGCTGCTCTGAAAGCAGCTGCGAAAGACGCTTGA
- a CDS encoding ABC transporter substrate-binding protein: MLAFRLGLIFLLGSISGAYAAGSACDRVIASAHPDYPPYHWREGGRIVGASVDLNKLIFSEIDIPFEAVYTGPWKRVLKTAENGDVDFLMSLKKTPQRSKFLLYTEAPAFENPFTVFTLKTRQFPLLTWIDLKGKFGAKNAGDRYGEPFDTYVLNVLELSDNFSFLENVNRLLIERVDYIIHGRYVGQAQFGAIDGGENIVPLDWNVMNGFIHSGFVRTSPCVHLNPYVSQRYSELLSDGTAARLLADNVGRWILNSRNYELNKKVVDSK, encoded by the coding sequence ATGTTGGCATTCCGGCTCGGGCTGATTTTCCTGTTAGGAAGTATCAGCGGGGCTTACGCAGCCGGTTCGGCTTGCGACCGGGTAATTGCGTCCGCACACCCCGACTATCCGCCCTACCACTGGCGGGAAGGCGGGCGGATTGTTGGTGCGAGCGTAGATCTGAACAAATTGATCTTCAGCGAAATCGACATCCCGTTTGAAGCGGTCTACACCGGCCCTTGGAAGCGGGTCTTGAAAACTGCCGAAAATGGCGATGTAGATTTTTTGATGTCGCTGAAAAAGACACCGCAGCGGTCCAAGTTTCTTCTTTATACAGAGGCACCCGCCTTCGAAAATCCTTTTACGGTATTCACCTTGAAAACAAGACAATTTCCATTGCTGACGTGGATCGATCTAAAGGGAAAATTCGGCGCAAAAAACGCCGGTGACCGATATGGCGAACCGTTTGACACCTATGTCTTGAATGTCCTTGAGCTGTCCGACAATTTTTCCTTTCTTGAGAATGTAAACCGGCTTTTGATTGAACGCGTGGATTACATCATTCACGGCCGGTACGTCGGCCAGGCCCAGTTTGGGGCCATTGATGGCGGCGAAAACATTGTGCCGCTCGACTGGAACGTCATGAATGGCTTCATTCACAGCGGATTCGTGCGGACATCGCCTTGCGTCCACCTCAATCCATACGTCAGTCAACGCTATAGTGAATTGTTGTCCGATGGCACAGCAGCCCGCCTGCTGGCGGACAATGTCGGCAGGTGGATTTTGAACAGCCGGAACTACGAGCTGAACAAAAAAGTGGTCGATTCCAAATAG
- a CDS encoding 2-hydroxychromene-2-carboxylate isomerase yields the protein MPTIEYVYSAHSAFAYLGSAEILRICKAYNATLVHRPVLLSPVVEAQRSAGFRGRTQAHVDYFFGREIERWAEYRSVPIISNRPTFHDADYSVASGMIIALGENGLEPDRMAHALFEAHWNEDCDLSDIPALKAIGTKLGFDADILLEKAASEEVQAKLQENTEWAKQQNVFGSPTYIVDGDPFYGQDHLMLVERALQHPFGPARWTNPSVD from the coding sequence ATGCCAACCATCGAATATGTTTATTCCGCTCATTCTGCATTTGCTTACCTCGGATCAGCGGAAATTCTGAGAATTTGCAAGGCGTACAATGCCACGCTGGTTCACAGGCCGGTGCTGTTGTCTCCGGTCGTTGAGGCCCAGAGAAGCGCGGGGTTTCGTGGCCGGACACAAGCCCATGTGGACTACTTTTTCGGACGTGAAATCGAACGGTGGGCGGAATACAGATCTGTTCCGATCATTTCGAACCGGCCGACCTTCCACGATGCCGACTATAGCGTCGCGTCAGGAATGATTATTGCGCTTGGCGAAAATGGCCTTGAACCCGATCGAATGGCGCACGCCTTGTTTGAAGCCCATTGGAACGAGGACTGTGACCTTTCCGATATTCCTGCGCTCAAAGCCATCGGAACGAAACTGGGTTTTGATGCAGATATCCTGCTGGAGAAGGCAGCGTCTGAAGAAGTTCAAGCAAAACTTCAGGAAAACACGGAATGGGCCAAACAGCAGAATGTGTTCGGGTCACCCACTTATATCGTCGATGGCGATCCATTCTACGGTCAGGATCATCTGATGCTGGTGGAGCGGGCGCTTCAACACCCATTTGGTCCAGCGCGTTGGACTAATCCCTCCGTGGATTAG